The Longimicrobiaceae bacterium genome segment GGAGACCGGCTCGAGGTAAAGGTGAAGGGCTACGGCGCGGGCGAAGAATCCTGGGTGATCCACCACGAGCAGTTGTGGGGCGACCCTGGCCGCGACGAGGTGTGGCAGATGCTGGAAAACGTCCGCACGCGGGCATGGGAGCACGAGTCCGGCGCCGAAATGCGCATCCAGGCCATGTGCATCGACTCCGGCGGGCACCACACGGAAAACGTCTACCGCTATGTGAAGCCGCGCCAGCCGCAGCGCGTATGGGCCACGAAGGGCATGTCGCAGCCGGGGCGCCCGCTGGTGGGCCGGCCATCCCGCGCGAACAAGCATGGGGTGAAGCTGCTGCCGATCGGCACCGACACGGCGAAGGACGCCGTTTTCGCGCGGCTAAAGGTGAACGTCCCGGGGCCGCTGTATATGCACTTCCCGGACTTCTTGGATGACGAGTACTTCGCACAGCTCACCGCCGAGAAAGTGGTGACGCGCTACCACAAGGGGCGCCCCGTGCGGCGCTACGAGAAGACCCGCCCTCGCAACGAAGCCCTGGACCTCGAGGTGCTATGCTTGGCTGCGCTGGTTTCGATGGGAACGCCGGTGATCCAGAGCCTCGGCACCTATGCGGAGAAAGTCCGAGTCGAGGGCGCCAAGCGCCGCGAGCAGGAAGAGGGTGCGAAAAAGGCCGAGGCTCCCGCCGCCCCGCCCCGCCCGGCCGTCAGACGCCCGAAGGGCTGGGTCCGCGGATGGCGATGACCCGCCTCCTTCGCCTCGACCTCAAATGCCCCCGGTGCGGCAAGCCCCCGCGCCTGCGCATCACCGAGGCTGAGCGGGACAGGGCTTTCGCGAAGGCCCCCGGCGAAGTGATCGGCACCTACCAGTGCCACTACTGCAACCACATATATGACATGCCCGCAGCGGCGTGTCAGAGGGCGGCGTAGCCTGAATGACCACCTTCCTCGCGGTCCTCCGATCCGGCGGCGAGTACCGCCCCGAGCACGTCACGGCCCTGCGCGATGGCATCCGCCACTACCTCCCAGGCGCGCGCTTCCGCTGCCTCTCGGACGTGCCCGTCCCCGGCGTGGAGACGATCCCGCTGCGCTGCTCGTGGCCCGGCTGGTGGGCCAAGCTGGAGCTGTTCCGCCCCGGCCTCTTCTTCGGCCGCCTCGTCTACATCGACCTGGACTCCGTCGTGGTGGGCGACCTCTCGGACCTCGCGGCCTACTCCGGCCACTTCGCGATGCTCTCCGACTTCTTTCACCCCGAGCGCCCCGCGTCGGGCGTCATGGCGTGGGAGGCGGACTGCGACGAGGCGCGGCGCGTGTGGGAGGCGTTCATGGCCGACACCGCGCTGGCGATGCGGATTCGGGGCGGCGATCAGGCGTTCATCCGCGCCGTGATGGGCGACGGTGTGGCGCGGTTGCAGGATGCAGTGCCGGGGATCGTCTCGTACAAGGTGCACTGCAAGGAGGGGGTGCCGCCTGACGCCCGGCTCGTCTGCTTCCACGGCCGCCCCCGGCCTTGGGATACCGAACTCTGGCAACCAGCGAGGGCCGCATGAGACGCTTGGGAAGATTCCTTATCCACCTGTGGCGCGAAGGGTTGGACCAGGTCGTCTACGCGCTGCTGATTTTCGCTGGGTTAATGGGTGTCGCCGTGCTTATGGCCCTCTTCAAGTGGCTCGCGTGGCTGCTTTTCGGGCTGCTCGCCCTGGTTGTCGCTTTGTGCGTAGCGATCATCGCTTGGGGTGTGGTCGGTATGTTCGTCCGCGCCTGGAAGCGCAGCGGCGAGCGGCCCGCATGAAACTCCTCGTCCTCCCCGGCATGGGCGATGTCCTGTGGGTCGCCACCGCCCTGCAGTCCTTCATTGCGAAGCACGCCCCCGGCGAGCGCCCCGAGGTCTGGATATGGGACTTCGACGGCCGCCGCCGCTCGCTGGAGTACGTGGAGCGCATCCCCTTCGTCCGCGCTGCCGGGTACTGGACGCACCCGCTCGTGGAGCCGGAATTCACCGAGTCGTACATGGCAGACGGCCGCTCGATCTTCCCCGACTTCCACGGCTTCGACTTCTACCTCTCGGCCAACGGCGTGCTGCGCCAGGGCGGGACGGTGAACCGCGCCTTCCGGGGCTACGACATCGACTGGTACTTCCCGATCACGCAGACCCCCGCTGAGTTGGAGCACCTTTCCTCCGCCCAGCAGCGGGGCCGCTACATCGTCGCGCACCTATCCGAGTTCGGCATGTTCCGCCACTGGGTCGGGGCATGGGGCCTAGGCGGCTGCGCGGAGCTCGTGCGCGGCGTGCAGGAGCGCACCGGCCTCCCCGTCCTGCTCACCGGCTGCGAGTGGGACCGGCCGTTTGCAGAGCAGGTCGCGAAGCGCACCGGAGCGGAGAACCTGTGCGGAGCGACCGACCTCGACCAATTCTTTGGCCTCTTCCGCGCGGCTGCGGGCTGCATCGGCTGGTGCGGCGGCAACACGATCAAGTCCGTCTACCTGCGCCGCCCCACGGTCATCATCTGGTCCGGGTACTTCAAGAATCCGGGCTTCTACCGCAACGCCTGCCCGCCGGATGCGTGGAATAAATGGTACGAGGCGGCCGTGGTCGAGAAGGAGCGGCCGAGTGAGGTGGCCGATCGGTTCGCGCGGTTGCTGGAGCGGCGGTCGTGAACGCCGTCTTTCAGCGGTGGGCCAGCGAGGGGCTGGTCTGGCTGCCCGAGCGGGGGGTGGGCTTCCTGCGCGTGACCGAGGCTCCGTATGACGCGGAGTACTTCGCCAAGTATGAGCGATACGCCGAAACCCCGATGGGGCGGGCCATCACGAAGGCGCGGCTGGACCTCGTGCGGCGGCACACAAAGACGCGGATCCTGTGCGACGTGGGGATCGGCTGCGGCGCCTTTGCCGAGGCGGCGGACTGCTGCGGGTACGACATCAACCCGGTCGGCGAGGCGTGGCTGCGCAAGAACGGGCGCTGGCTGAACCCGTATGAGACGCGGGTCGATGCGGTGACCATGTGGGACACGCTGGAGCACATCGCGGACCCCGCGCCCCTGCTCGCGAACGTGCGCCGGTGGGTATTCGTCTCCCTGCCGATCGTGCCCGGCGACGGCCCGCCCCCGCTCGACTGGAAGCATCTGCGCCGCGACGAGCACACGCTCTACTTCACTCGCGACGGGCTGATCCGTTTCATGGACGCGCACGGTTTCGCCTGCGTGGAACATTCCACCGCGGAAAGCCTGTTGGGGAGGGAGGACATCGGCAGCTTTGCCTTCAAGCGCCAGTGAAACGCGCCTACCTCGTCTGTGGCCCCGAAGAGAAAGGGAAGCACTACCGATGAGCAAGCTAGCCCTCGTCGTTGGCGGCGCCTCGTGCGTATGGGATGACCTCGCCGCGGTCGGCCGCACCCCGGACCTCGTCGTGTGCGTCAACGACTCTGGCACCGTGTACCCCAACGCGTTCGCCGCGTGGGTGTCGCTCCATCCCGTGAAGTTCCCCATATGGGAACGCGCCCGCCGCGCGAAGGGGCTCCCCGGCGGCTACCTGAAGTGGTCCCAACCCAGCGACCACAACGCGCGCCGCGTCGATCGCACGCTCGGCGGATGGAAGCACGGATCGTCCTCGTTCCTCGCCGTGGGCGTGGCCTTCGAGATGGGCGCCACGGAGGTCGTGCTGTGCGGCGTGCCGATGCAGGCCGAGGGGGCGCACTTCTTCTCTCCCGACAAGCCGTGGGACCAGGTGGACCGGTACACCGCCGCGTGGGTGGAAGCGGCGCACAAGCTGCGCGGGCGGGTATACTCCATGAGCGGCTGGACGCGGGAACTGTTAGGGGCGCCGCCGTGGGTGGGATAACGCGAATGCCCAACCGCTTGACAGATTAACTTCCCCCCCCTACACTATACCGGTAACGGACCCACAGGTCCGCACATAGCGGCAAGACCGCACGAAGCCACACAAGGCCCTTCCTGGCACATCCGCCGGGGGAGGGCTTTTCGCGTTTGTGACCTGAGCGCCCTTGGCAGCGACGATCCCGACGAGCGAGCCAACCACCCTGACGGCCGGCGACAGCTGGCAGTGGAACCGGACGTATGGCGACTACCCGGCATCGGACGGGTGGGCGCTCTCCTACGCCCTGACCGGCGCGCACGAGTCGGTGATCACCATCTCCGCCACGGACGCATCCGGCGTGTGGCAGGTCCGCGTGGCCGCATCGGACACGAAGGACTACAGCCCCGGCCCGTACCGGCTCGTCGGCTACGTCTCGGACGGCACGGATCGCCACATCGTCTACTCCGCGCCGCTCACGGTCCTCCCCGACCCCGCGACCGCCGTTCCCGACGAGGGCCACAACGAGCGGATGCTGCGCGCGATCCGGTGCGTGCTGGAGGGGCGCATCCCGGCCGATGCGGAAGCCTACCAGATCGCGGGCCGCTCCATCAACCGCATCCCGGTCAAGGAGCTAGTGCAACTCGAAGCCGTCTACGCCGAGCGCGTGCGCCGGGAGCGCGGCGGGTCATTCCTCCAGCCGGTGAAGGTGCGCTTTGGTCCCGCTGCGTAAGCGCCTGCGTGCCGCATGGTCGCTGCTGCGAGGCGACAACAAGCCCGCGCACGCCACCGCCTTCTCGGGCGCGCAGTACAGCCGTCTGACCGCCGACTGGATCTTCGCCGGCACGCGCTCCCCCGATGCCGAGATCCGGGGCGATCTGCGGGCGCTGAAGAACCGCTCGCGCGAGATGGGGCGTAACAACCCCCATGCCCGCCGCTTCCGCAGCCTCGTCTCCCGCAACGTGGTCGGCAAGCACGGCATTCGGCTGCAAGCGAAGGTGCGGCGCCCGAGCGGACTGCCCGACGCGGAGATCAACCGGCAGATCGAGACGGCGTGGAAGCGCTGGTGCCTGCGCGGCAACTGCACGGCGGACGGGATGATGTCCTTTGCGCAGGTGCAGAAGCTCTACGTCGAGACGCTGGTTTCCGATGGCGAGGCGCTGCTGCGCATCCTCCCCGGCTTCCGCAACGACTTCGGCTTCGCGGTGCAGCTCCTCGACACCGATCTGCTGGACGAGACGTTCAACCGCCCCGCCGGGGACGGCCAGAACGAGGTCCGCATGGGCGTCGAGATAGACGAGTGGGGCCGCCCCGTCCAATACTGGCTGTGGAGCCGCCACCCGCAGGACTACCAGGGTGGCCGTGCGCGCGAGCGATTCCCCGTGCCCGCCTCGCAGATCGTCCACGACTTCCTGCCCGAGCGGCCGGGGCAGACGCGCGGCGTGACCTACTTCGCGCCCGTGCTACTGCGCTCGCGGATGCTGGATGCCTTCGAGGAGGCGGCCGTTGTCGCGGCCCGCGTCGGCGCCTCCCACATGGCGTTCTTTAAGCCCGACCCGGACCACCCCGGCTTCGATCCGACCCGGGGCGAGGACCCCGGCGAAATCCCGATGGAGGCGGAGCCTGGCACGTTCGGCCGCCTGCCCGTGGGATACTCCGTCGAAGAGTGGGACCCTAACCACCCGAACACGGCGTTCGCGGAGTTCGACAAGGCGGTCCTGCGCTCGATCGCCGCCGGGCTGGACGTCTCCTACAACTCGCTCGCCGCGGACCTTTCGGACGCGAACTATAGCAGTCTGCGCGAGGGCAAGCTGGACGAGCGCAGCGTGTGGGCCGGGCTCCAACAGTGGATGATCGACGGCCTGCTCGAGCGCATCTACCCCGAGTGGCTGAAGTGGGCGCTCACCACCGGCCAACTCGACCTCCCGCAGCGCAACGTGGCCCGCTGGATCGACCACGAGTGGCAACCCCGCGGCTGGGAGTGGGTGGACCCGCTCAAGGACATCATGGCGAGCAAGGAAGCCGTTGCGCTCCGCGTCAACAGCCGCACGCGCATCTGCGCCGAGCGGGGGATCGACTTTGAGGAGGTGCTGTCCGAACTCGCAGCCGAGGAAAGACTGGCTGCCGACTACGGCATCGACCTCACCATCGACCCCAAGACACTCGGGGGCGAGGCGGACCCGGACGATGACGACGACGAGCGGGCGGGCGCGGCGTGGGAGGCCAAGATCCTCTCGCGCATGACCGGCAACGGCAACGGCAACGGGCACCACGCCCTGAACGGAAAGGGGGCCTGACATGGCAACCAGTATCGAGAGGGTGCGGCGCGCGGTTGCGCAGACCCCGTGGGCGATCCTGCCCGAGAAGCTGGAGATGATCTGCGAGTTCCTGGCGCTCCGGGCCGAGGGGCACCTCTCCGACGAGGAGATCCGCGCCGCCACGGCGATCCGCAGAGAGCCCAGGCGCACGCGCGCCGGCGGCGTGGCGGTTCTGCCCGTCTACGGCACGATCTCGCACCGCATGGACATGCTCTCCGCCATAAGCGGGGGCACCTCCACCGAATCGCTCGGCAAGGCGTTCGACCAGTTCATGAATGATCCCGACATCGGAACCATCGTACTGGACGTGGACTCGCCGGGCGGGACCGTGACGGGGGTTCAGGAGGTCGCGCAGAAGATCTACGACGCGCGCGGAAAGGGCAAGCGGATCATCGCGGTCGCCAACGGCATGGCCGCCTCCGCCGCCTACTGGATCGCCTCCGCCGCCGATGAACTGGTCGTGATCCCCTCCGGCGTCGTGGGCTCCGTGGGCGTCTACACGATCCATCAGGACGCCAGTCGGATGCTGGAGAACGAGGGCGTCAAGACCACGATCATCCGCGCCGGGAAGCACAAGGCGGAGGGCTCGCCCTACGAGCCACTGTCCGAGGATACCCGCGCCTACGCGCAGTCGCAGGTCGATGAGATCTACGACGAGTTCGTGCAGGCCGTCGCGAAGCACCGGGGCGTCACCGTGGCGAAGGTCGAGAGCGGATTCGGACAGGGCCGCGTGGTGAAGGCAAAGGCCGCGATTGCCGCCGGCATGGCGGACCGCATCGCCACGCTGGATGAGGTGCTGGAAGAACTGGGCGTGAGCCGCATGTCGCGGCGGGACGAGGCGCGGATCGAGGCGGTGGAGGCGCCGACCGCATCCGCCACCTACGAGGGAAGCCCGCTGACGCTGCACGCGACGGCCACCACCCACGAGGCCGGCTTTGCTGCGCCCGTGCTATACCGAAACAACGTGATTGCTACCGATTCAGGCACCGAAACGATGCAGGAGGCGGGCCGGGACGCCTCCGGCGCGCAGGTCACTCCCCCGGACACCGAACCGGCCCCAGAGGCCAGGGAGCAAGCCATGCCGAAAGAGAACGACGTGGCGGCCCAGAACGGGGCCGCCCAGGGAGGGACCGCGAGCGCGGAGCCGCGCATTGCGGTCGGAGTGGACCTGGCCGCCGAGCGCAAGCGCGCGCAGGCGATCAGCGAGCTGTGCAGCATGCACGGCATCGGGGAGAAGGCATCGGACTACATCCAGTCCGGCGCGACGGTCGAGCAGGTGGTGGCGGACATCCGCGAGACGGCCGCCTCCAACCTCCAGGCCATGAAGGCCAGCCAGATGTCGGAGATGAGCGCGGCCGAGCGGCGCCGGTACTCGCTCTCCCGCGCGATCCTCGCCGCCGCGAACGACGACTGGTCGGACGCCGGCTTCGAGCGCGAGATCTCGGAGCACATCCGCAAGAACATGCCGAAGGACTACAAGTCCCGCGGCGGCTTCTTCTATCCCGTCCGCGCCGCGCTGGAGGTGGGCACCTCGACCGCCGGTGGCAACGCGGTGTTCACCCAGGGCGGGGACTTCATCGACCTGCTCCGCGCCCGCATGAAGGTGGCCGAGCTCGGCGCGACGATCCTGACCGGCCTCGAGGGCGGCACGATCGCGTTCCCCAAGCAGACCGGCGCGTCGAGCTGGACCTGGGTCGATGAGAACCCCGGATCGGACGTCGCTGACACGGACGCCACCATCGGGCAGGTGCTGCTTGCGCCCAAGGCCGGGCAGACCTCCACTGCGTTCAGTCGCCAGCTTCTGCAGCAGGCGTCGATTGACGTGGAGATGTTCGTCCGCAACGACCTGACGCAGGTGGCCGCGCTCGGGATCGACGCCGCGGCGATCGCCGGGACCGGCACCGGCAACCAGCCGACCGGCATCATCTACACCTCCGGCATCGGAGTGGTGCCCGGCGGTACTAACGGCGCCGCGCCGGACTATGAGGACATGGTGGACCTCGAGACGCAGATCGCGGTGGACAACGCCGACATCGGCTCGATGGCGTACCTCACCACGCCGGGCATCCGCGGCAAGCTCAAGAAGACACAGCAGTTCAGCTCGACCAACGGCGTCCCGGTCTGGACCGGCGGGCGCGTGGGCGAGGTGAACGGCTACCCCGCCCACGTCTCGACGCAGGTGCCCTCTGACCTCAGCAAGGGCTCCGCCTCGGGCGTCTGCCACGCCATCGTATTCGGCGTGTGGAGCCAGCTTTTGATTGGCTACTGGGGCGCGCTGGAGCTGGTGGTGGACCCCTACACCAAGAAGAAGCAGGCGCTCATTGAGGTCACCAGCTACCAGTCGGTCGGCATCGCCGTGCGGCACGCGGAGGCGTTCTCCGCCATGCTCGACGCGCTGACGAGCTGACGGAAGTAGGCGGGGGCGGATTCGTCCGCTCCCGCCCGCACGCACAGGGAGAATCCCATGCGGATCCAGATGATTCACGGCGTGCTCGGGACGGACGGTGCGACCTGGGACGCTGGCACCGTACACGACGCGCCGGACTGGTTCGGCCGCTGGCTGTTGGAGCGGAAGAAGGCCCGGCGCGCACCGGAGCAGGCACCGGCGCCCGAGTCCGCAGCGGAGCCAGCCGAGCCAGTCGCCGCTCCGGCTGCACCACCCGCGAAGAGGCCGCGCCGTGCTAGCAAGTAGTCAGGCGGCCTGGCGCGAGGTCGAGAGCCTGCTACGAGGCCTCCCCGGCGCCGTGGAGGTCCGCTACGGCACCGCCCGGACGTGGGGCGCTCGCGAGGTGGCGGACGTGGCGCTGTTCGAGGAGGCGCAGGTTTACGGGGTCGAGGACACGGTCAGCATCGCCACCGGGTCCCTCACCGTCCCGAACGGGGCGACGATCACCGTGGACGGCGAAAGCCGCAAGGTGATGATGCCGCCGCAGCGACAGAAGGGCGGCACCACACTGCTCGCACTCGGGAACGCCTGACATGGCTTCGATTGGCGAGCAGATCCTGGACGCGATCGAGGCCGCGCTGGACGGGGCCGGAAAGCCGTCCGGCTGCACGGTCCACAGCGACCCCACGCAGGCTTACGAGGGCTCCAGCAGCCTTTCGGAGATCGTGGTAGACCCGGTGCGGGAGCAGGTGCGCG includes the following:
- a CDS encoding methyltransferase domain-containing protein; the encoded protein is MNAVFQRWASEGLVWLPERGVGFLRVTEAPYDAEYFAKYERYAETPMGRAITKARLDLVRRHTKTRILCDVGIGCGAFAEAADCCGYDINPVGEAWLRKNGRWLNPYETRVDAVTMWDTLEHIADPAPLLANVRRWVFVSLPIVPGDGPPPLDWKHLRRDEHTLYFTRDGLIRFMDAHGFACVEHSTAESLLGREDIGSFAFKRQ
- a CDS encoding phage portal protein, whose protein sequence is MVPLRKRLRAAWSLLRGDNKPAHATAFSGAQYSRLTADWIFAGTRSPDAEIRGDLRALKNRSREMGRNNPHARRFRSLVSRNVVGKHGIRLQAKVRRPSGLPDAEINRQIETAWKRWCLRGNCTADGMMSFAQVQKLYVETLVSDGEALLRILPGFRNDFGFAVQLLDTDLLDETFNRPAGDGQNEVRMGVEIDEWGRPVQYWLWSRHPQDYQGGRARERFPVPASQIVHDFLPERPGQTRGVTYFAPVLLRSRMLDAFEEAAVVAARVGASHMAFFKPDPDHPGFDPTRGEDPGEIPMEAEPGTFGRLPVGYSVEEWDPNHPNTAFAEFDKAVLRSIAAGLDVSYNSLAADLSDANYSSLREGKLDERSVWAGLQQWMIDGLLERIYPEWLKWALTTGQLDLPQRNVARWIDHEWQPRGWEWVDPLKDIMASKEAVALRVNSRTRICAERGIDFEEVLSELAAEERLAADYGIDLTIDPKTLGGEADPDDDDDERAGAAWEAKILSRMTGNGNGNGHHALNGKGA
- a CDS encoding terminase gpA endonuclease subunit, which codes for GDRLEVKVKGYGAGEESWVIHHEQLWGDPGRDEVWQMLENVRTRAWEHESGAEMRIQAMCIDSGGHHTENVYRYVKPRQPQRVWATKGMSQPGRPLVGRPSRANKHGVKLLPIGTDTAKDAVFARLKVNVPGPLYMHFPDFLDDEYFAQLTAEKVVTRYHKGRPVRRYEKTRPRNEALDLEVLCLAALVSMGTPVIQSLGTYAEKVRVEGAKRREQEEGAKKAEAPAAPPRPAVRRPKGWVRGWR
- a CDS encoding phage major capsid protein, with the translated sequence MATSIERVRRAVAQTPWAILPEKLEMICEFLALRAEGHLSDEEIRAATAIRREPRRTRAGGVAVLPVYGTISHRMDMLSAISGGTSTESLGKAFDQFMNDPDIGTIVLDVDSPGGTVTGVQEVAQKIYDARGKGKRIIAVANGMAASAAYWIASAADELVVIPSGVVGSVGVYTIHQDASRMLENEGVKTTIIRAGKHKAEGSPYEPLSEDTRAYAQSQVDEIYDEFVQAVAKHRGVTVAKVESGFGQGRVVKAKAAIAAGMADRIATLDEVLEELGVSRMSRRDEARIEAVEAPTASATYEGSPLTLHATATTHEAGFAAPVLYRNNVIATDSGTETMQEAGRDASGAQVTPPDTEPAPEAREQAMPKENDVAAQNGAAQGGTASAEPRIAVGVDLAAERKRAQAISELCSMHGIGEKASDYIQSGATVEQVVADIRETAASNLQAMKASQMSEMSAAERRRYSLSRAILAAANDDWSDAGFEREISEHIRKNMPKDYKSRGGFFYPVRAALEVGTSTAGGNAVFTQGGDFIDLLRARMKVAELGATILTGLEGGTIAFPKQTGASSWTWVDENPGSDVADTDATIGQVLLAPKAGQTSTAFSRQLLQQASIDVEMFVRNDLTQVAALGIDAAAIAGTGTGNQPTGIIYTSGIGVVPGGTNGAAPDYEDMVDLETQIAVDNADIGSMAYLTTPGIRGKLKKTQQFSSTNGVPVWTGGRVGEVNGYPAHVSTQVPSDLSKGSASGVCHAIVFGVWSQLLIGYWGALELVVDPYTKKKQALIEVTSYQSVGIAVRHAEAFSAMLDALTS